A stretch of Besnoitia besnoiti strain Bb-Ger1 chromosome III, whole genome shotgun sequence DNA encodes these proteins:
- a CDS encoding bucentaur or craniofacial development domain-containing protein (encoded by transcript BESB_048050), translating to MASSLLDMKFGSDTEDDDEDYAGSAGPSEGSAEEGDESDDAAEEAPGQSGRPSAHAYALSGASAGLLHCGTLQDTDDGELTAGRRAPVVSSSARRKRLLRDKKNQEAKKRSKATKKAEEEARKEEVCSLFAEMEEESRQALVAYNSPTRTDDFLLQFHRRCPPTGEKKNGTWGQLQHHLSIAVSALQSCQSASAHLAVDSAKEASPEPSARQSAAAAAPGDAKAAPSHEEKDAEEGLAAGSDTRDDDAQSRSQASSEPLPSGRAFSVREFKQRCRRPTDAAMAKMREEAMRNLDSTGEITVKKIVQFAGKSVEIEVRMEAASEQYQKFLQKQQKTQQLGGQFAELDGLVSALDGPSAINSVQKSQADWEKFKRDRGIEAELKKGHGYLDKQAFLAATEWRQHEQNVEVRRRLQLQQQMSQSNSSRS from the exons atggcgtcttctctcctggACATGAAATTCGGCAGCGACaccgaggacgacgacgaggactaCGCTGGGTCAGCAGGGCCCTCCGAGGGATCCGCGGAGGAGGGTGACGAAAGCGACGACGCTGCCGAGGAGGCCCCAGGACAGAGTGGGCGTCCGAGTGCGCACGCATACGctctctccggcgcgtcggcAGGGCTCCTGCACTGTGGAACTCTGCAGGAcaccgacgacggcgaactGACGGctggcagacgcgcgcccgTTGTCTCGTCTTCGGCCAGACGAAAGCGGCTGCTCAGGGACAAGAAAAA TCAGGAAGCTAAGAAGCGAAGCAAGGCGACCAAGaaggccgaagaggaggcacgGAAGGAAGAGGTCTGTTCCCTCTTTGCAGAGATGGAGGAGGagtcgcggcaggcgctggtGGCGTACAACTCGCCG acgcggacaGACGATTTTCTGCTGCAATTTCATCGGCGGTGCCCGCCAActggcgagaagaagaacgggACCTGGGGCCAGCTGCAGCACCACCTTTCCATAGCCGTCTCGGCTCTCCAGTCTTGTCAAAGCGCCTCGGCTCATCTTGCCGTCGATTCCGCCAAGGAAGCGAGCCCTGagccctccgcgcggcagtcagcagcagccgccgcgccgggcgacgcgaaggcggcgccgtcgcacgaggagaaggacgctGAGGAAGGTCTCGCAGCCGGCTCCGACAcacgcgacgacgacgcacaaagccgctcgcaggcgtcgtCTGAGCCATTGCCCTCCGGTCGGGCCTTCAGCGTGCGCGAATTTAAGCAG AGATGCCGTCGTCCGACAGACGCCGCCATGGCCAAGATGCGGGAGGAAGCGATGCGCAACT TGGACTCGACCGGAGAAATTACTGTGAAGAAGATCGTTCAGTTCGCCGGGAAGAGTGTCGA GATCGAGGTGCGCATggaggcggcctcggagCAGTACCAGAAGTTCTTGCAGAAGCaacagaagacgcagcagctgggcGGTCAATTTGCCGAGCTCGACGGCCTCGTGTCAG CGCTCGACGGCCCCTCGGCCATCAACTCGGTTCAAAAGTCGCAAGCCGACTG GGAGAAATTCAAGCGCGACAGAGGTATCGAGGCGGAGCTCAAGAAGGGTCACGG ATATTTGGACAAACAAGCTTTCCTCGCGGCCACCGAGTGGCGTCAGCACGAGCAAAATGTGGAagtccgccggcggctgcagcttcaGCAGCAGATGTCGCAGTCAAATTCGTCTCGCAGTTGA
- a CDS encoding hypothetical protein (encoded by transcript BESB_048060): protein MVRVVMPIIPTPESLCPPRAPTVYEELLRRANVEDVNYLTTLREKADEILPILFDIAKEQGREISPAMTFKPQQFEQLKRLHEAYLRGELQDQLQREKENDTERVAGQEFLSGPEPAVDPPESLEDARLARIVAKHAGKQKTRQVIPVHRAPVPPAFHLIDDLYGPIYDKKVLLKQVHYFLKQGNYEAVRKVIRENRFVLCIEDAKKLLQFAATVIEEKEKAVLQQRIEATWNAYRGALPESFSDQDAQDIQAQLDRLSSSGPGPAGARDPEGGAEKETRAATLRDKRERQADRRKRREAEAAVKTQANLLKRLYEKTAAEIRGLQQEAGLRVRALYHSIHKALWEHGALKPYDKRPRKNQQRATVEVEDVSPYLKPPPDATRLERLEATEAFARAVNSEDWMEACKILRTKTRLLMFKSRHKLLAKFLELYQVVHAKSVKNYPPGRDRHDTGDAPTDSAGAQGGQEPAQGHDPGPAAETVQSEGEGSTEGRGDAGKRRRLTRREKNALRRNFKKPPVGGPYTDKQLNFFRKVWWTTLRRPQVVMKLMEPVAEWDDEEAKKLYRVQLAEYREKKRQENIQFWRDRGIDLTKYTMDFSDAKGLDWLRQKQAEGALDAPPPTLCKTKKELEEEKKVQERSKEATSEDNKQAGDETPVTPEDQSQQQETLSTE from the exons ATGGTGCGCGTCGTGATGCCTATCATCCCGACGCCTGAGTCGCtgtgcccgccgcgcgcgccgacggtCTACGAGGAGCTCCTGCGTCGTGCGAACGTGGAGGACGTGAACTACCTCACGACTCTGCgggagaaggcagacgagaTTCTGCCGATTCTTTTCGACATCGCGAAGGAACAGGGCCGCGAAATCTCCCCCGCGATGACCTTCAAACCCCAGCAGTTTGAGCAGCTCAAGCGGCTTCACGAGGCCTACCTGCGTGGCGAACTGCAGGAtcagctgcagcgagagaaagagaacgaCACAGAGCGCGTCGCGGGTCAGGAATTCCTCAGCGGTCCTGAGCCTGCGGTCGACCCCCCCGAGAGcctcgaggacgcgcgcctcgcccgcatCGTCGCGAAGCACGCGGGAAAGCAGAAAACGCGGCAAGTGATTCCGGTGCACAGAGCTCCAGTTCCGCCAGCGTTCCATCTCATCGACGACCTGTACGGGCCCATATATGACAAAAAAGTTCTCCTCAAACAG GTCCACTACTTTTTGAAACAAGGCAACTACGAAGCCGTGCGGAAAGTTATTCGCGAGAACCGCTTCGTGTTGTGCATCGAGGACGCCAAGAAACTGCTCCAGTTCGCTGCCACCGTCatcgaagagaaggagaaagcagtcctccagcagcgcatTGAGGCCACGTGGAACGCCTATCGCGGCGCGCTCCCCGAGTCCTTCTCTGATCAGGACGCGCAAGACATCCAGGCGCAGCTGGaccgcctctcctcttcgggCCCGGGGCCCGCGGGGGCGCGAGACCCCGAGGGCGGGGCCGAGAAGGAGACCCGGGCAGCGACCCTcagagacaagagagagcggcaggcAGACAGGCGAAAGCGCCGGGAAGCGGAGGCCGCTGTGAAAACCCAAGCGAATCTGCTCAAGCGACTGTACGAGAAGACGGCAGCAGAGatccgcggcctgcagcaaGAGGCAGGgttgcgcgtgcgcgccctGTATCACTCTATCCACAAGGCGCTTTGGGAGCATGGCGCTCTCAAGCCTTATGACAAACGGCCTAGGAAGAACCAGCAGAGAGCCACG GTGGAAGTTGAGGATGTATCGCCGTACCTCAAGCCGCCGCCAG ATGCGACGCGCTTGGAGCGTCTCGAAGCGACagaggccttcgcgcgggCTGTGAACAGCGAGGACTGGATGGAGGCCTGCAAGATTCTTCGCACTAAAACACG ACTGCTCATGTTCAAGAGTCGCCACAAGCTCTTAGCCAAGTTTTTGGAGCTGTATCAGGTCGTGCATGCGAAGTCAGTGAAGAACTATCCGCCTGGGAGAGATCGCCACGACACAGGAGACGCGCCCACAGACTCCGCCGGAGCCCAAGGGGGCCAGGAACCCGCGCAGGGGCACGACCCAGGCCCCGCAGCGGAGACCGTGCAGAGTGAGGGCGAAGGGTCTACTGAAGGCAGGGGCGACGCCGGGAAGCGCCGACGGCTGACCCGCAGGGAGAAAAACGCGCTTCGGCGCAACTTCAAAAAACCCCCCGTGGGAGGCCCCTACACGGACAAGCAGCTGAACTTCTTTCGAAAAGTTTGGTGGACTACCCTCAGAAGGCCGCAGGTGGTCATGAAGCTCATGGAGCCTGTCGCCGAGTGGGatgacgaagaggcgaagaaacTGTACAGAGTTCAGCTCGCCGAGTACCG agaaaagaaacgACAGGAAAACATTCAGTTCTGGCGCGATCGAGGCATTGATCTGACGAAGTACACAATGGACTTTAGCGACGCCAAGGGCCTTGACTGGCTCCGCCAGAAACAAGCTGAAGGGGCACTTGACGCCCCACCACCGACGCTGTGCAAGACCAAGAAGGAGCtggaagaggaaaagaaagTCCAGGAAAGGAGTAAAGAGGCCACCTCAGAAGACAACAAGCAGGCCGGCGATGAGACTCCAGTGACGCCGGAGGATCAATCTCAGCAGCAAGAGACGCTTTCAACAGAGTAG
- a CDS encoding hypothetical protein (encoded by transcript BESB_048070), producing the protein MAFRYRREGQFTKFRVHFDRSGFRPYIDELKWEIMDWHYQRAMGLQMKKTLMSYQEGSEKLQYMHDIIALGTAEAKFPHPTKRFFFTPALPLTIPYRRSSNPFCLLSANKTGWRQWTPKLRVPFPQPLGKRKVGGTDPQPPVFPKGT; encoded by the exons ATGGCGTTCCGGTATCGTCGCGAGGGGCAATTCACCAAGTTCCGCGTGCACTTCGACCGCAGCGGTTTTCGGCCCTACATCGATGAGCTCAAGTGGGAGATAATGGATTGGCATTACCAGCGCGCCATGGGCCTGCAAATGAAGAAAACTCTGATGAGCTACCAAGAAG GGTCTGAGAAGCTGCAGTACATGCACGACATCATTGCCTTGGGGACTGCGGAAGCGAAGTTCCCCCATCCGACGAAGCGTTTCTTTTTCACccccgcgctgcctctgACAATCCCGTACCGGCGGTCTTCGAATCCCTTTTGTCTTCTTTCCGCCAACAAGACAGGCTGGCGGCAGTGGACGCCGAAACTGCGGGTGCCGTTCCCGCAGCCCCTCGGCAAACGCAAGGTCGGAGGCACAGATCCCCAGCCGCCTGTCTTCCCGAAGGGCACGTAA